One stretch of Arachis duranensis cultivar V14167 chromosome 1, aradu.V14167.gnm2.J7QH, whole genome shotgun sequence DNA includes these proteins:
- the LOC107493629 gene encoding pentatricopeptide repeat-containing protein At3g48250, chloroplastic-like isoform X1, translated as MMNRLKTITRSLRFLDSSLATRHIETRSLQLALNQVTHFSLNTTTAPSPSSLSNHHSCNHRFSSIHHRFFFSSKPSSILELVLTSDWSQWLELELDKCCLFLTHETVIYVLKNLDKNPIKASCFFNWVSEKQWFRPSSSVYSLVVSILAKKETREQFWITLVAMKKNGFFLDTETYLPILAAFKRDNLKSDCEGLAHFYKQMIRENARESVVNNVVGIITASEWGIEVMEKLGKLNIHLSDNFVARVVKEFRGCPLKAYRFFRWVGEQSGYEQNAVTYNAIARTLARANRINEFWEVIEEMKSVGYELDVDTYTKISRQLQKNRMIEDAVELYELMMDGSCKPSDQDCSSLLVHISDSHTPNLDLIFRIINKYELNRHTLPKAIYDGVHRSLAGAGKFDEAETIVGSMRNSGYEPDNVTFSQMVFGLCKMGRLEEACKVLEEMESCGCIPDIKTWTILIRGHCSANEIDKALLCSDKMFEKGCSPDAAVLGALVDCFLSQQRIEDAYNFLEETVRNFVTSPWQGTYKKLIEGLLGIEKLEEALDLMCLMRKHKYPPFIESIIRYISKSGTVDDAVKFLKAWSTESPQSHSAYVHVFESFFREGRESDARDLLSKCRRHITKQKEIRALFGSVRNCKAAVAGST; from the coding sequence ATGATGAATCGTCTAAAGACAATTACCCGTTCCCTCCGATTCCTCGACTCGTCTCTCGCCACCCGACACATTGAAACTCGGTCACTCCAACTCGCTCTGAACCAGGTGACTCACTTTTCTCTCAACACTACTACTGCACCTTCACCTTCTTCCCTTTCGAATCATCACTCTTGCAATCACCGCTTTTCAAGCATTCATCAcagattcttcttttcttcaaaaCCAAGCTCCATATTGGAGCTTGTTTTGACGAGCGATTGGTCCCAATGGTTAGAGCTAGAGTTAGACAAGTGTTGCCTTTTCTTGACCCATGAAACTGTTATTTACGTTTTGAAGAATTTGGATAAAAACCCAATTAAAGCTTCGTGTTTTTTCAACTGGGTCAGCGAGAAACAATGGTTCAGACCAAGTTCCTCAGTGTATAGTTTAGTTGTTAGTATCTTGGCCAAGAAGGAAACTAGGGAACAATTTTGGATAACTCTAGTAGCCATGAAGAAAAATGGATTCTTTCTTGATACTGAAACTTATTTGCCAATTTTAGCTGCTTTTAAGAGGGATAATTTGAAGAGTGATTGTGAGGGTCTTGCCCACTTTTATAAACAAATGATTCGGGAGAATGCAAGGGAGAGTGTTGTCAACAATGTGGTTGGTATTATTACAGCGTCTGAATGGGGTATTGAGGTTATGGAGAAATTGGGGAAGCTTAACATTCATCTGTCTGATAATTTTGTAGCGAGGGTTGTTAAAGAATTTAGAGGTTGTCCTTTGAAAGCGTACCGATTCTTTCGTTGGGTTGGTGAGCAATCTGGTTATGAGCAAAATGCAGTGACTTATAATGCAATTGCAAGAACTCTTGCTAGGGCTAATAGAATTAATGAGTTTTGGGAAGTCATAGAGGAAATGAAGAGTGTAGGTTATGAATTGGATGTTGATACATATACAAAAATATCGAGGCAGCTTCAAAAGAATAGGATGATAGAGGATGCTGTTGAGCTTTATGAGCTTATGATGGATGGATCATGCAAGCCATCGGATCAGGACTGCAGTTCCCTTTTAGTGCACATCTCAGATAGTCATACACCAAATTTAGATTTAATATtcagaataataaataaatatgagtTGAACCGGCATACTCTCCCAAAGGCAATCTATGATGGAGTCCATAGGTCTTTGGCAGGTGCTGGGAAATTTGATGAAGCTGAAACTATTGTTGGGAGTATGAGAAATTCTGGATATGAGCCTGATAATGTCACATTTAGTCAAATGGTTTTTGGACTTTGCAAGATGGGGAGGTTAGAAGAAGCGTGTAAAGTGCTCGAAGAGATGGAATCTTGTGGATGCATCCCTGATATCAAGACTTGGACCATCTTGATCCGAGGGCATTGTTCTGCCAATGAAATAGATAAGGCATTACTTTGTTCTGACAAGATGTTTGAAAAGGGATGCAGTCCAGATGCTGCCGTGTTAGGTGCTTTAGTTGACTGTTTTCTTAGCCAACAGAGAATAGAGGATGCATACAACTTTCTTGAAGAGACAGTTAGAAATTTTGTTACATCTCCATGGCAAGGTACATATAAGAAACTGATTGAAGGCCTATTAGGAATTGAGAAATTAGAGGAGGCACTTGACCTTATGTGTTTGATGAGGAAACACAAGTACCCTCCATTCATTGAATCGATTATTCGATACATTTCAAAATCTGGGACCGTGGATGATGCTGTAAAGTTCCTGAAGGCATGGAGTACGGAAAGTCCTCAATCCCATTCCGCCTATGTTCATGTGTTTGAATCGTTCTTCAGAGAAGGTAGAGAGTCTGATGCCAGAGATCTATTGAGTAAGTGTCGCCGCCATATaactaaacaaaaagaaatccGTGCACTTTTTGGTTCAGTAAGGAATTGCAAGGCTGCAGTTGCAGGTAGCACGTAG
- the LOC107493629 gene encoding pentatricopeptide repeat-containing protein At3g48250, chloroplastic-like isoform X2 produces the protein MMNRLKTITRSLRFLDSSLATRHIETRSLQLALNQVTHFSLNTTTAPSPSSLSNHHSCNHRFSSIHHRFFFSSKPSSILELVLTSDWSQWLELELDKCCLFLTHETVIYVLKNLDKNPIKASCFFNWVSEKQWFRPSSSVYSLVVSILAKKETREQFWITLVAMKKNGFFLDTETYLPILAAFKRDNLKSDCEGLAHFYKQMIRENARESVVNNVVGIITASEWGIEVMEKLGKLNIHLSDNFVARVVKEFRGCPLKAYRFFRWVGEQSGYEQNAVTYNAIARTLARANRINEFWEVIEEMKSVGYELDVDTYTKISRQLQKNRMIEDAVELYELMMDGSCKPSDQDCSSLLVHISDSHTPNLDLIFRIINKYELNRHTLPKAIYDGVHRSLAGAGKFDEAETIVGSMRNSGYEPDNVTFSQMVFGLCKMGRLEEACKVLEEMESCGCIPDIKTWTILIRGHCSANEIDKALLCSDKMFEKGCSPDAAVLGALVDCFLSQQRIEDAYNFLEETVRNFVTSPWQGTYKKLIEGLLGIEKLEEALDLMCLMRKHKYPPFIESIIRYISKSGTVDDAVKFLKAWSTESPQSHSAYVHVFESFFREGRESDARDLLIAGST, from the exons ATGATGAATCGTCTAAAGACAATTACCCGTTCCCTCCGATTCCTCGACTCGTCTCTCGCCACCCGACACATTGAAACTCGGTCACTCCAACTCGCTCTGAACCAGGTGACTCACTTTTCTCTCAACACTACTACTGCACCTTCACCTTCTTCCCTTTCGAATCATCACTCTTGCAATCACCGCTTTTCAAGCATTCATCAcagattcttcttttcttcaaaaCCAAGCTCCATATTGGAGCTTGTTTTGACGAGCGATTGGTCCCAATGGTTAGAGCTAGAGTTAGACAAGTGTTGCCTTTTCTTGACCCATGAAACTGTTATTTACGTTTTGAAGAATTTGGATAAAAACCCAATTAAAGCTTCGTGTTTTTTCAACTGGGTCAGCGAGAAACAATGGTTCAGACCAAGTTCCTCAGTGTATAGTTTAGTTGTTAGTATCTTGGCCAAGAAGGAAACTAGGGAACAATTTTGGATAACTCTAGTAGCCATGAAGAAAAATGGATTCTTTCTTGATACTGAAACTTATTTGCCAATTTTAGCTGCTTTTAAGAGGGATAATTTGAAGAGTGATTGTGAGGGTCTTGCCCACTTTTATAAACAAATGATTCGGGAGAATGCAAGGGAGAGTGTTGTCAACAATGTGGTTGGTATTATTACAGCGTCTGAATGGGGTATTGAGGTTATGGAGAAATTGGGGAAGCTTAACATTCATCTGTCTGATAATTTTGTAGCGAGGGTTGTTAAAGAATTTAGAGGTTGTCCTTTGAAAGCGTACCGATTCTTTCGTTGGGTTGGTGAGCAATCTGGTTATGAGCAAAATGCAGTGACTTATAATGCAATTGCAAGAACTCTTGCTAGGGCTAATAGAATTAATGAGTTTTGGGAAGTCATAGAGGAAATGAAGAGTGTAGGTTATGAATTGGATGTTGATACATATACAAAAATATCGAGGCAGCTTCAAAAGAATAGGATGATAGAGGATGCTGTTGAGCTTTATGAGCTTATGATGGATGGATCATGCAAGCCATCGGATCAGGACTGCAGTTCCCTTTTAGTGCACATCTCAGATAGTCATACACCAAATTTAGATTTAATATtcagaataataaataaatatgagtTGAACCGGCATACTCTCCCAAAGGCAATCTATGATGGAGTCCATAGGTCTTTGGCAGGTGCTGGGAAATTTGATGAAGCTGAAACTATTGTTGGGAGTATGAGAAATTCTGGATATGAGCCTGATAATGTCACATTTAGTCAAATGGTTTTTGGACTTTGCAAGATGGGGAGGTTAGAAGAAGCGTGTAAAGTGCTCGAAGAGATGGAATCTTGTGGATGCATCCCTGATATCAAGACTTGGACCATCTTGATCCGAGGGCATTGTTCTGCCAATGAAATAGATAAGGCATTACTTTGTTCTGACAAGATGTTTGAAAAGGGATGCAGTCCAGATGCTGCCGTGTTAGGTGCTTTAGTTGACTGTTTTCTTAGCCAACAGAGAATAGAGGATGCATACAACTTTCTTGAAGAGACAGTTAGAAATTTTGTTACATCTCCATGGCAAGGTACATATAAGAAACTGATTGAAGGCCTATTAGGAATTGAGAAATTAGAGGAGGCACTTGACCTTATGTGTTTGATGAGGAAACACAAGTACCCTCCATTCATTGAATCGATTATTCGATACATTTCAAAATCTGGGACCGTGGATGATGCTGTAAAGTTCCTGAAGGCATGGAGTACGGAAAGTCCTCAATCCCATTCCGCCTATGTTCATGTGTTTGAATCGTTCTTCAGAGAAGGTAGAGAGTCTGATGCCAGAGATCTATTGA TTGCAGGTAGCACGTAG